A single region of the Raphanus sativus cultivar WK10039 chromosome 1, ASM80110v3, whole genome shotgun sequence genome encodes:
- the LOC108860210 gene encoding protein SCARECROW isoform X2, which produces MADQSGGLVMMREYRKGNWTLNETMVLIEAKKMDDERRMRRSIGLPAPEHSHDSQSSSGNKPAELRWKWIEDYCWRKGCMRSQNQCNDKWDNLMRDYKKVREYERRRVESSFAAESSSSAAAETGTYWTMEKSERKERNLPSNMSPQIYQALFDVVESKTHPSLIAATTVTAAVAAAAASGNSSGGGLQIQKMIQQRQQGLGFVQIHQMIQPHVLLPLQPQPPPPPPPPPSQALQPRPLILSPPQPPSFHAQPILPTVDTSRAKRRRTVPTTTAGPSGAGIDNAETEEGETVVAAAFSRSASLIANAIRESEERQERRHKEVMSLEERRLMIEESNVQINREGMNGLVEAINKLASSIFALASSSHHNNQQQGGPS; this is translated from the exons ATGGCTGACCAAAGTGGTGGGCTGGTTATGATGAGAGAGTACAGAAAAGGGAACTGGACACTAAATGAGACGATGGTTCTCATTGAAGCCAAGAAGATGGACGATGAGAGGCGGATGCGGCGGTCCATCGGCCTTCCGGCGCCGGAACACTCACATGATAGCCAAAGTAGTAGTGGTAACAAACCGGCGGAGTTACGGTGGAAATGGATAGAAGATTACTGTTGGAGGAAAGGTTGTATGAGGAGTCAGAATCAGTGTAATGACAAGTGGGACAATCTCATGAGAGATTACAAAAAGGTAAGAGAGTATGAGAGAAGGAGGGTAGAGTCGTCTTTTGCCGCAGAGTCTTCATCTTCAGCTGCTGCGGAGACGGGGACGTATTGGACGATGGAGAAGAGTGAGAGGAAAGAGAGGAACTTACCGAGTAACATGTCGCCTCAAATATACCAAGCGCTGTTTGATGTGGTGGAGAGTAAAACGCACCCTTCTTTGATCGCCGCAACCACTGTAACCGCAGCAGTCGCTGCTGCAGCAGCAAGTGGAAACAGTTCGGGCGGTGGACTACAAATCCAAAAAATGATACAACAACGACAACAAGGTTTAGGATTTGTTCAGATACATCAAATGATTCAGCCTCATGTTTTATTACCTCTCCAGCCGCAGCCGCCGCCACCGCCCCCACCTCCACCGTCTCAAGCGCTGCAACCACGACCGCTAATTTTGTCACCTCCTCAACCGCCTTCTTTTCATGCGCAGCCAATACTGCCCACAGTAG ACACATCTCGGGCGAAGCGAAGGAGAACAGTTCCGACAACAACCGCCGGTCCAAGCGGGGCCGGCATAGATAATGCAGAAACGGAGGAAGGTGAGACTGTAGTGGCTGCTGCGTTTTCCAGAAGTGCGTCTCTAATCGCAAACGCGATAAGGGAGAGTGAGGAGAGACAAGAACGGAGACATAAAGAAGTCATGAGCTTAGAAGAGAGGAGACTGATGATCGAAGAATCAAATGTTCAGATTAACAGAGAAGGAATGAATGGATTAGTGGAAGCCATTAATAAGCTCGCGAGCTCCATTTTCGCtttggcttcttcttctcaccATAATAATCAGCAGCAAGGAGGTCCatcataa
- the LOC108860210 gene encoding protein SCARECROW isoform X1: MADQSGGLVMMREYRKGNWTLNETMVLIEAKKMDDERRMRRSIGLPAPEHSHDSQSSSGNKPAELRWKWIEDYCWRKGCMRSQNQCNDKWDNLMRDYKKVREYERRRVESSFAAESSSSAAAETGTYWTMEKSERKERNLPSNMSPQIYQALFDVVESKTHPSLIAATTVTAAVAAAAASGNSSGGGLQIQKMIQQRQQGLGFVQIHQMIQPHVLLPLQPQPPPPPPPPPSQALQPRPLILSPPQPPSFHAQPILPTDTSSDSDTSEHPDTSRAKRRRTVPTTTAGPSGAGIDNAETEEGETVVAAAFSRSASLIANAIRESEERQERRHKEVMSLEERRLMIEESNVQINREGMNGLVEAINKLASSIFALASSSHHNNQQQGGPS; this comes from the exons ATGGCTGACCAAAGTGGTGGGCTGGTTATGATGAGAGAGTACAGAAAAGGGAACTGGACACTAAATGAGACGATGGTTCTCATTGAAGCCAAGAAGATGGACGATGAGAGGCGGATGCGGCGGTCCATCGGCCTTCCGGCGCCGGAACACTCACATGATAGCCAAAGTAGTAGTGGTAACAAACCGGCGGAGTTACGGTGGAAATGGATAGAAGATTACTGTTGGAGGAAAGGTTGTATGAGGAGTCAGAATCAGTGTAATGACAAGTGGGACAATCTCATGAGAGATTACAAAAAGGTAAGAGAGTATGAGAGAAGGAGGGTAGAGTCGTCTTTTGCCGCAGAGTCTTCATCTTCAGCTGCTGCGGAGACGGGGACGTATTGGACGATGGAGAAGAGTGAGAGGAAAGAGAGGAACTTACCGAGTAACATGTCGCCTCAAATATACCAAGCGCTGTTTGATGTGGTGGAGAGTAAAACGCACCCTTCTTTGATCGCCGCAACCACTGTAACCGCAGCAGTCGCTGCTGCAGCAGCAAGTGGAAACAGTTCGGGCGGTGGACTACAAATCCAAAAAATGATACAACAACGACAACAAGGTTTAGGATTTGTTCAGATACATCAAATGATTCAGCCTCATGTTTTATTACCTCTCCAGCCGCAGCCGCCGCCACCGCCCCCACCTCCACCGTCTCAAGCGCTGCAACCACGACCGCTAATTTTGTCACCTCCTCAACCGCCTTCTTTTCATGCGCAGCCAATACTGCCCACA gatACTAGCTCAGATTCTGATACGAGTGAGCATCCAGACACATCTCGGGCGAAGCGAAGGAGAACAGTTCCGACAACAACCGCCGGTCCAAGCGGGGCCGGCATAGATAATGCAGAAACGGAGGAAGGTGAGACTGTAGTGGCTGCTGCGTTTTCCAGAAGTGCGTCTCTAATCGCAAACGCGATAAGGGAGAGTGAGGAGAGACAAGAACGGAGACATAAAGAAGTCATGAGCTTAGAAGAGAGGAGACTGATGATCGAAGAATCAAATGTTCAGATTAACAGAGAAGGAATGAATGGATTAGTGGAAGCCATTAATAAGCTCGCGAGCTCCATTTTCGCtttggcttcttcttctcaccATAATAATCAGCAGCAAGGAGGTCCatcataa